The DNA segment GGATCCGCATTCTGCCCTTAGCCATTTGAAGGACTATCCTCTTGATGGAGGATTGGTGGATGGGCCTGTATCTGGAAGCATTTATAAAAACCTGATTGGAATTAAGCTGTATCAACCGGATGAGTATGCCGGATTCCAGTCAGATCTGGTCGTTTATCATGATGATTTTGGCGATTATAGTACCAATGAACCAACGATGGACGGTACGGCTTCACTCGTTTACCTGCTGGCAGCCTACGACCAGCGAACACTGCCTCCACATCCGAATTTTGAAAGAGATCAAGGTGCCATCATTAGAGGGGATCGCTCAAAAAAACAATTGGCACTGGTGTTTACAGGGCATGAATTTGCAGATGGCCTGGAAAAAATCACAGCTGTTTTAGAAAGAACCCAGGTAAAAGGATCTTTCTTTTTTACCGGATCTTTTTATGATAACCCCAGATTTAGTGAAGCAATTAAAAGCTTGCGGCAACAACAGCACTACCTTGGACCTCACTCCAATGGGCATTTACTGTATTGCGACTGGAAAGATCGAAACCGTTTATTGATCGATCAGGCAACATTTGAAGAGGACCTGAAGGCTAATTATGCCGCGATGGATAAATTCGGCATTTCTAAGACTCAGGCTAAATTCTTTTTACCACCATACGAGTGGCATAACCAGGCCATAAATGATTGGACAGAGAAAATGGGACTGACGTTGATCAATTATACCCCTGGAACGCGAAGTAATGCCGATTATACCTGGCCGGAAATGGGCGCGCGCTACTTGGGAAGTGAAGAAATTTATCAGTCTATCCTTGATTTTGAGCAGAAGTCTTCCTTAAACGGGTTTATCTTACTGAGCCATGTAGGAACAGATGTAAAAAGAAAAGATAAGTTTTATCTCCGCCTGGAGCAGTTGATCCGATATCTAAAGGTAAAAGGGTACCAGCTCATCACTGTTCCTGATTTGTTAAGGTAGAGGTGCTTCCTATTTTGAAATAAATCAATATCTTTGAGGCCTAAGTATTAAAAAGATGACTAAACAAGAAGATAACAACAGTTTTGATTGGGTTTATTACGTTTTAGGCCTGGTTTTCGGCATTTTGACTGCAGCAATAATATCAGGTGGCTTTCTATGGTCTGTTTTAGGAGGTATTATCGGATTTATTTTCGGTGCTATTTTCTTAAATGCGATCGTTAAAGGTCGCGAGTATTAGTTCGCGGTTATCGTATAAATCTTTTTCAATGAAACCATCATAGGCATACTGTTCACAAAGAGCAATGAATTGCTTATGATCGCTTCATTACCGTCGAAAACAAATAATTCCAATGAAACCATCATCATCTTACAAATCCCATAAAGAGATGTATATCAGGATTATGGTTGCTTCATCACTGAGAAAAATAATTATATACCGATGAAAAAATTAAGCCTTATCGCTGCTTTTGCATTGTTTTCTGCCTTTGCTCAGGCACAGGATATGAAACTTCCTGCATTAGATCCAAGCCCGGCCGACATCGTTTACTATCCCTTAAATGCGGCTAAATTGAAAGATGACTCCGGTCCTTCGATTAAAGTCGTTTATTCCAGACCTAGCAGAAAAGGACGTGAGATTTTTGGCGTACTGGAGCAATATGGAAAGGTTTGGCGATTAGGAGCTAATGAATGCACTGAAATCAAGTTCTTCAAAAATGTAGTGATTGGAGGTAAGAAGATTAAGGCAGGAACTTACAGCTTATATGCCATTCCGGAAAAAGACAAATGGGTAATCATTGTAAATAAACAAACCGATCGTTGGGGTGCTTATACCTATAATGAAGCAAAAGACGTAGTGAGGGTCGAGGTTCCGGTGAAGGCCTTACCACAACCTGTAGAAACATTATCTATGACTTTTACCCCTCAATCTGAAGGCGCTAATCTGGTGATTGCATGGGATAAAACGATAGTTGAACTTCCTGTAACTGTCAAATAGAACAAATAAAATATAAAAGAGGCCTGGTATTTACCGGGCCTCTTTCATTTAAAGATTTTTCAGCTTATGCTCTTCTACGCCTAAGGTAGCTGTCAATGAAAGC comes from the Pedobacter sp. FW305-3-2-15-E-R2A2 genome and includes:
- a CDS encoding DUF2911 domain-containing protein; translation: MKKLSLIAAFALFSAFAQAQDMKLPALDPSPADIVYYPLNAAKLKDDSGPSIKVVYSRPSRKGREIFGVLEQYGKVWRLGANECTEIKFFKNVVIGGKKIKAGTYSLYAIPEKDKWVIIVNKQTDRWGAYTYNEAKDVVRVEVPVKALPQPVETLSMTFTPQSEGANLVIAWDKTIVELPVTVK